The following proteins come from a genomic window of Paucimonas lemoignei:
- the dnaJ_1 gene encoding DnaJ domain-containing protein — MPRTRTYYDCLNVSRDASDEEIKRAFRKLAQQLHPDRNHAANASDLMAVVNAAHDVLANPQKRAEYDATLIREAQMARQAATQRRQAGPPRAAPQPGPKAQARPAAKPHTKKAKPSRRGNLWRWAAVFIVACGAGAWMGYDREAGKAASVPPVVHQAPIVAPPPVAVVAAPAELPTSSPVKVVEPGEPECVPPPLDPLGAPWPAAASYIAGMPMLRDGGWSEITVDNTAGDKPVYAKVTDASGKRDYRHAYIPARGRFTFARMDVGYYQLKYKMLDTGCAYASSRIRLEETLVGDRIKSSMYKLTLRKLANRNSQFSNVRSAEF, encoded by the coding sequence ATGCCCAGAACACGTACTTATTACGACTGCCTGAATGTCTCGCGGGATGCTTCTGACGAAGAGATCAAGCGCGCCTTCAGGAAGCTCGCGCAGCAGTTGCATCCGGATCGTAACCACGCGGCGAATGCCTCGGATTTGATGGCGGTGGTCAACGCGGCGCATGACGTGTTGGCCAACCCGCAAAAGCGCGCCGAGTACGACGCGACGCTGATCCGTGAAGCTCAAATGGCTCGCCAGGCTGCAACGCAACGTCGGCAGGCCGGGCCGCCGCGTGCTGCTCCTCAGCCGGGGCCGAAGGCGCAGGCTCGGCCTGCTGCAAAACCCCACACTAAGAAAGCTAAACCCTCCAGGCGCGGGAACCTCTGGCGTTGGGCCGCGGTGTTTATAGTGGCGTGTGGCGCGGGGGCCTGGATGGGTTACGACCGCGAAGCGGGCAAGGCTGCGAGTGTGCCGCCTGTGGTGCACCAGGCACCGATTGTTGCGCCGCCGCCGGTTGCGGTTGTTGCCGCGCCAGCGGAGTTGCCTACCAGCAGCCCGGTCAAAGTGGTCGAGCCGGGCGAGCCTGAATGCGTGCCGCCGCCACTGGATCCGCTGGGGGCGCCTTGGCCTGCTGCGGCGAGTTACATCGCGGGCATGCCGATGTTGCGCGATGGCGGTTGGTCGGAGATCACGGTGGATAACACCGCGGGCGACAAGCCGGTCTACGCCAAGGTCACCGACGCCAGTGGCAAGCGCGATTACCGTCACGCTTATATCCCGGCACGCGGGCGCTTCACGTTCGCGCGCATGGATGTGGGTTACTACCAGCTCAAGTACAAGATGCTCGACACCGGCTGTGCGTATGCGTCGAGTCGTATCCGGCTGGAGGAAACCCTGGTGGGCGATCGGATCAAGTCGAGTATGTACAAGCTGACGCTGCGTAAGCTGGCGAATCGCAATTCGCAGTTTTCCAATGTGCGCAGTGCGGAGTTTTGA
- a CDS encoding membrane protein: MIGLNTAAIYILQTIGSLYLLIILLRFVLQLVRADFYNPLSQFAVRATQPLLKPLRRIIPSVFGLDMSSLVLAIIVQMILMALTLLLAYGTTGDPLHLLIWAIIGVTALFLKIFFFALIVSVILSWVAPASHNPGAQLVNQITEPLLAPLRRILPNLGGLDISPILAFMILKLLDMLVINNLAAMSMMPDVLRLLI; this comes from the coding sequence ATGATCGGACTGAACACCGCTGCAATCTACATACTGCAAACCATTGGCAGCTTGTACCTGCTGATCATCCTGCTGCGTTTCGTGCTGCAACTGGTGCGCGCGGACTTCTACAACCCGCTGAGCCAGTTCGCCGTGCGCGCCACCCAGCCGCTGCTCAAGCCCCTGCGCCGGATCATCCCGAGCGTGTTTGGCCTGGACATGTCGTCGCTGGTGCTGGCGATTATCGTGCAAATGATTCTGATGGCGCTGACGCTGCTGCTGGCCTACGGCACCACGGGCGACCCGCTGCATCTGCTGATCTGGGCAATCATCGGCGTGACGGCGCTGTTCCTGAAGATCTTCTTCTTTGCCCTGATCGTCAGCGTGATCCTGTCGTGGGTCGCGCCTGCCAGCCACAACCCTGGCGCGCAACTGGTCAACCAGATCACCGAGCCACTGCTGGCCCCGCTGCGCAGAATCCTGCCTAACCTGGGCGGCCTGGATATCTCGCCGATCCTGGCGTTCATGATCCTCAAACTGCTGGACATGCTGGTCATCAACAACCTCGCGGCCATGAGCATGATGCCGGACGTGCTGCGCCTGCTGATCTGA
- the yafL_1 gene encoding NLP/P60 family protein, protein MRPFFKSWLTICLLMPLAAHATNREQQLPASFNGYTAKTHSSPAIASTHVNEPAPVISPKGRSTRAKNQQNAPIKNSKAIVNAQMLGAPSAKQSNSVVSRALKAVGTPYRWGGSTPGKGLDCSGLVKYAFSDVSEVNLPRTSNAMAEGHGQKVDRKDLKPGDLLFFNIKSRKVNHVAIYLGNDRFVHAPRRGKAVTVDTLKKPYWNSHYMVAKRVLPKQKNAPLRVVQR, encoded by the coding sequence ATGCGTCCATTTTTCAAGTCATGGCTAACCATCTGCCTGCTTATGCCCCTGGCCGCTCATGCCACCAACCGTGAGCAACAACTACCTGCGAGCTTCAACGGCTACACCGCGAAAACTCATTCTTCGCCAGCCATCGCGTCCACCCATGTCAACGAGCCTGCGCCTGTCATCTCTCCAAAAGGCCGCAGCACCCGGGCGAAAAACCAGCAAAACGCGCCCATCAAGAATTCCAAAGCAATCGTCAATGCCCAGATGCTGGGTGCGCCCAGCGCCAAACAGAGTAATTCGGTTGTCAGCCGCGCCCTGAAAGCGGTCGGTACACCTTATCGTTGGGGCGGCAGCACGCCAGGTAAAGGCCTGGACTGCAGCGGGCTGGTCAAATACGCGTTCAGCGACGTGAGTGAAGTCAACCTGCCACGCACCTCCAACGCCATGGCCGAAGGTCACGGGCAGAAAGTGGATCGCAAGGATTTGAAGCCAGGCGATCTGCTGTTCTTCAACATCAAGAGTCGCAAGGTCAACCACGTCGCTATTTACCTGGGCAACGACCGCTTCGTCCACGCCCCGCGCCGTGGCAAGGCAGTGACCGTCGACACACTGAAAAAGCCGTACTGGAACAGCCATTACATGGTCGCCAAACGTGTGCTGCCCAAGCAGAAGAACGCGCCGTTGCGGGTTGTGCAGCGTTAA
- the yqgF gene encoding holliday junction resolvase — protein MAALRLLLGFDYGTKQIGVAVGQVITGQARELCTLKATQGVPDWSQIEALIREWKPDAIVVGLPLNMDGTPSEMSAKAEKFSRRINGRFNVPVYTHDERLTTFEAKGERMSRGGQKGSYKDNPVDAIAAMLLLQGWLDANAELFNA, from the coding sequence ATGGCCGCATTGCGCTTACTGCTGGGTTTTGATTACGGCACTAAACAGATCGGCGTTGCGGTCGGCCAGGTGATTACCGGCCAGGCCCGCGAACTGTGCACCCTCAAGGCCACGCAAGGCGTGCCGGACTGGAGTCAGATCGAAGCGCTGATCCGCGAGTGGAAACCGGACGCCATTGTCGTCGGCCTGCCGCTGAACATGGACGGCACCCCTAGCGAAATGAGCGCCAAGGCCGAGAAGTTCTCGCGCCGGATCAATGGCCGCTTCAACGTGCCGGTCTACACCCACGACGAACGCCTGACCACCTTTGAAGCCAAAGGCGAGCGCATGAGCCGTGGCGGCCAAAAAGGTAGCTACAAAGACAACCCGGTAGATGCCATCGCCGCCATGCTGTTATTGCAAGGCTGGCTGGATGCCAATGCAGAATTGTTCAACGCCTGA
- a CDS encoding TM2 domain-containing protein, with the protein MNTYQVEPQRQDTHSKVLGYLLWIVGFTGSHRFYYGKPVTGTIWFFTLGLFGIGWLIDLFLIPAMDREADLRFTAGSTDYSVAWILLAFLGVFGVHRMYQGKWITGIIYFFTGGLFLVGVLYDFWTLNDQISIKNARRG; encoded by the coding sequence ATGAACACCTATCAAGTTGAACCGCAGCGCCAGGACACCCACAGCAAAGTGCTGGGTTACCTGTTGTGGATTGTCGGGTTCACCGGCTCCCATCGCTTCTATTACGGGAAGCCTGTGACCGGCACGATCTGGTTCTTTACGCTGGGCTTGTTTGGCATCGGCTGGCTGATCGACCTGTTCCTGATCCCGGCCATGGACCGTGAAGCAGACCTGCGCTTTACCGCAGGTTCCACCGACTACAGCGTCGCGTGGATTCTGTTGGCGTTCCTGGGCGTGTTCGGCGTGCATCGCATGTATCAGGGCAAATGGATCACCGGGATCATCTACTTCTTTACGGGCGGGCTGTTTCTGGTGGGCGTGCTGTATGACTTCTGGACGCTGAACGATCAGATCTCGATCAAGAATGCACGGCGTGGGTGA
- the yggS gene encoding pyridoxal phosphate enzyme, YggS family protein produces the protein MSTIAANISTLSERINAAAQLAQRDPATIGLLAVSKTKPAQALREAYAAGLRDFGENYLQEALGKQAELADLPLCWHFIGPIQSNKTRAIAENFAWVHSVDRLKIAQRLSEQRPEGLPPLNICIQVNVSGEASKSGCAPADLPALADAISQLPNLQLRGLMAIPEPTDDAAEQNAAFAAVQSLQQQLNLPLDTLSMGMSHDLEAAIAQGATWVRIGTALFGARDYGQP, from the coding sequence ATGTCCACGATAGCAGCGAACATTTCAACGCTCAGCGAGCGAATTAACGCCGCCGCCCAACTGGCGCAGCGTGATCCGGCCACCATTGGCCTGCTGGCGGTCAGCAAAACCAAGCCTGCCCAGGCTCTGCGTGAAGCTTACGCGGCGGGCCTGCGCGATTTTGGCGAAAACTATTTGCAGGAAGCATTGGGCAAACAGGCCGAATTGGCCGACCTGCCCTTGTGTTGGCATTTCATCGGCCCCATTCAGTCCAACAAGACTCGCGCCATCGCCGAGAACTTCGCCTGGGTGCATTCAGTGGATCGCTTGAAAATCGCGCAACGGCTGTCCGAGCAACGTCCAGAAGGTTTGCCGCCGCTCAATATCTGCATTCAGGTCAACGTCAGCGGCGAAGCCAGCAAGTCCGGCTGTGCACCCGCCGACCTGCCTGCACTGGCCGACGCAATCAGCCAACTGCCGAATTTACAGCTGCGCGGCCTGATGGCGATCCCGGAACCTACTGACGATGCTGCCGAACAAAACGCTGCATTCGCTGCCGTGCAAAGCCTGCAGCAGCAACTGAACCTGCCGCTGGATACCCTTTCCATGGGCATGAGCCACGACCTGGAAGCCGCGATCGCACAAGGCGCGACCTGGGTGCGTATCGGCACTGCCCTTTTTGGCGCCCGTGATTACGGCCAGCCATGA
- the pyrB gene encoding aspartate carbamoyltransferase, with protein MTPLDAKRPLQLNHQGQLRHFLSLDGLPRELLTEILDTADSFLEVGARAVKKVPLLRGKTVCNVFFENSTRTRTTFELAAQRLSADVITLNVSTSSTSKGETLFDTLRNLEAMAADMFVVRHGDSGAAHFIAEHVCPEVAIINGGDGRHAHPTQGMLDMLTIRRHKGGFENLSVAIVGDILHSRVARSNMIALKALGCPDIRVIGPKTLLPVGVEQYGVKVYTDLAEGLKDVDVVIMLRLQRERMQGGLLPSEGEFYRLFGLTTARLAGAKPDCIVMHPGPINRGVEIESAVADGAHSVILNQVTYGIAVRMAVLSMAMSGQTAQRQFEQENAQ; from the coding sequence ATGACGCCCCTCGACGCCAAGCGCCCGCTGCAGCTCAACCATCAAGGTCAGCTGCGCCACTTCCTTTCCCTTGATGGCTTGCCCCGCGAGCTACTCACCGAAATCCTCGACACTGCCGACTCGTTCCTGGAAGTCGGCGCGCGAGCGGTGAAGAAAGTCCCGCTGCTGCGCGGCAAGACCGTGTGCAACGTGTTCTTCGAGAACTCCACGCGCACGCGCACCACCTTTGAACTGGCGGCGCAGCGGCTGTCGGCGGACGTGATCACCCTCAACGTGTCGACATCCTCCACCAGCAAGGGCGAGACGCTATTCGACACCCTGCGCAACCTGGAAGCCATGGCCGCCGACATGTTCGTCGTGCGCCACGGCGATTCGGGCGCAGCGCATTTCATCGCCGAGCACGTGTGCCCGGAAGTGGCGATCATCAACGGTGGCGACGGCCGTCACGCGCACCCGACCCAAGGCATGCTCGACATGCTGACCATCCGCCGTCACAAGGGCGGTTTTGAAAACCTCTCCGTGGCCATCGTCGGCGACATCCTGCACTCGCGGGTCGCACGCTCGAACATGATTGCGCTCAAGGCGCTGGGTTGCCCGGACATCCGCGTGATCGGCCCGAAAACCCTGCTGCCGGTGGGCGTCGAGCAGTACGGCGTAAAGGTCTACACCGACCTGGCCGAAGGCCTGAAAGACGTCGACGTGGTGATCATGCTGCGCCTGCAACGCGAACGCATGCAGGGCGGTTTACTGCCCAGCGAAGGCGAGTTCTACCGCCTGTTCGGCCTGACCACTGCGCGCCTGGCGGGAGCAAAACCGGACTGCATCGTCATGCACCCAGGCCCGATCAACCGTGGCGTGGAAATCGAATCCGCCGTGGCCGATGGCGCGCACTCGGTGATTCTCAATCAAGTGACTTATGGCATCGCCGTGCGCATGGCGGTGCTGTCCATGGCCATGAGCGGCCAGACCGCGCAACGACAATTCGAACAGGAGAACGCCCAGTGA
- the pyrR gene encoding bifunctional pyrimidine regulatory protein PyrR/uracil phosphoribosyltransferase: MSLPNPAELIRQMAIDLNAHLSKRGVSEPRFIGIRTGGVWVAQALLEALGRDTPLGTLDVSFYRDDFSQNGLHPQVRPSELPFEIEGQHLVLIDDVLMSGRTIRAALNELFDYGRPASVTLVCLLDLDAGELPISPDIVGATLSLAANERVKLSGPTPLALELQDLSTASAAL, encoded by the coding sequence ATGAGCCTGCCCAACCCCGCTGAACTGATCCGTCAGATGGCTATCGATTTGAACGCCCACTTGAGCAAGCGTGGCGTCAGCGAGCCGCGCTTTATCGGCATTCGCACCGGCGGCGTATGGGTCGCGCAGGCGCTGCTCGAAGCCTTGGGCCGCGACACACCGCTGGGCACCCTGGACGTGTCCTTCTACCGCGATGACTTCAGCCAGAACGGCCTGCACCCACAAGTGCGCCCGTCCGAGCTGCCCTTCGAGATCGAAGGCCAGCACCTTGTATTGATCGATGACGTATTGATGAGCGGCCGCACCATTCGCGCAGCCCTCAACGAGCTGTTCGACTACGGCCGACCGGCCAGCGTGACGCTGGTGTGCCTGCTGGATCTGGACGCTGGCGAGCTGCCGATCAGCCCGGATATCGTCGGCGCCACCCTCTCGCTGGCTGCCAACGAGCGGGTCAAGCTCAGCGGCCCCACGCCGCTGGCCCTCGAACTGCAAGACCTGTCCACCGCTTCCGCCGCCCTTTAA
- the proC_1 gene encoding pyrroline-5-carboxylate reductase has product MTSDKEPDMSSTRIAFIGAGNMAASLIGGLRAQGVEADSIRASDPGAETRGKIAAEHGITVFADNAEAVDGADVVLIAVKPQAMKAVCEALRPSLKPNQLVVSIAAGITCASMKNWLGEQPIVRCMPNTPALLRQGVSGLYATEQVNEEQRAQAEQLLSAVGIALWLEEEQQLDAVTAVSGSGPAYFFLLIEAMTAAGVKLGLPREVAAQLTQQTALGAALMATGSDVDAAELRRRVTSPAGTTEAAIKSFQAGGFEALVETALTAAAHRSAEMAEQLGK; this is encoded by the coding sequence ATGACCTCTGACAAGGAACCCGACATGAGCTCAACCCGCATTGCCTTTATCGGCGCAGGCAACATGGCTGCCAGCCTGATTGGAGGGCTGCGCGCCCAGGGCGTCGAAGCCGACTCGATCCGCGCCAGCGATCCAGGTGCTGAAACACGCGGCAAAATCGCCGCCGAGCATGGCATCACCGTGTTTGCCGACAACGCCGAAGCCGTGGATGGCGCCGATGTGGTGTTGATCGCGGTCAAGCCGCAAGCCATGAAAGCCGTGTGCGAAGCCTTGCGCCCAAGCCTCAAGCCCAACCAACTGGTGGTGTCCATCGCCGCCGGTATCACCTGCGCCAGCATGAAAAACTGGCTGGGCGAGCAACCCATCGTGCGCTGCATGCCCAATACCCCGGCGCTGCTGCGTCAGGGTGTCAGCGGCCTGTACGCCACTGAGCAAGTCAACGAAGAGCAACGCGCCCAGGCCGAACAACTGCTGTCGGCTGTCGGCATCGCGCTGTGGCTGGAAGAAGAACAGCAACTGGACGCCGTCACTGCGGTGTCCGGCAGCGGCCCTGCGTATTTCTTTCTGCTGATCGAAGCCATGACCGCTGCGGGCGTGAAACTCGGCCTGCCCCGTGAGGTGGCTGCACAACTGACCCAACAAACCGCGCTGGGCGCCGCACTGATGGCCACTGGCAGCGATGTGGATGCTGCCGAGCTGCGCCGCCGCGTGACATCGCCTGCGGGCACCACGGAAGCAGCCATCAAATCATTCCAGGCCGGTGGCTTCGAAGCGTTGGTAGAAACCGCGCTGACCGCCGCCGCACATCGCTCGGCTGAAATGGCCGAGCAATTGGGCAAGTAA
- the pilT_1 gene encoding pilus retraction protein PilT: MDITELLAFSAKQGASDLHLSAGLPPMIRVDGDVRRINLPALDAKAVQELIYDIMNDKQRQDFEEFLETDFSFEVPGVARFRVNAFNQNRGAGAVFRTIPAKILSLEELGMGEVFRKITDASRGLVLITGPTGSGKSTTLAAMIDYLNVNRHHHILTIEDPIEFVHESKKCLVNQREVHRDTLGFSEALRSALREDPDVILVGELRDLETIRLALTAAETGHLVFGTLHTTSAAKTIDRIVDVFPAAEKAMIRSMLSESLHAVVSQTLLKKVGGGRVAAHEIMMGTAAIRNLIREDKVAQMYSAIQTGGQLGMQTLDMCMKDLVAKGLITREAAREKAKMPDNF; this comes from the coding sequence ATGGATATTACCGAGCTGCTGGCGTTCAGTGCCAAGCAAGGCGCATCGGACTTACACCTCTCGGCCGGGCTGCCGCCGATGATTCGTGTCGATGGTGATGTGCGCCGGATCAACCTGCCAGCGCTGGACGCCAAAGCGGTGCAGGAACTGATCTACGACATCATGAACGACAAGCAACGTCAGGATTTCGAAGAGTTTCTGGAGACTGACTTCTCGTTTGAAGTTCCGGGTGTGGCGCGTTTTCGGGTCAACGCATTCAACCAGAACCGGGGGGCGGGTGCGGTGTTCCGGACCATCCCGGCGAAGATCCTGAGCCTTGAAGAATTGGGCATGGGGGAAGTGTTTCGCAAGATTACCGACGCCTCGCGCGGCCTGGTATTGATCACCGGGCCGACCGGTTCGGGTAAGTCCACCACGCTGGCAGCGATGATCGATTACCTGAACGTCAACCGCCATCACCACATCCTGACCATCGAGGATCCGATCGAATTCGTTCACGAATCCAAGAAGTGCCTGGTCAACCAGCGCGAAGTGCACCGCGACACCCTCGGCTTTTCCGAAGCCCTGCGCTCGGCCCTGCGGGAAGACCCGGACGTGATTCTGGTGGGCGAGCTGCGTGACCTGGAGACCATCCGCCTGGCGCTGACGGCGGCGGAAACCGGGCACCTGGTGTTTGGCACGCTGCATACCACCTCGGCGGCCAAGACCATCGACCGTATCGTTGATGTGTTCCCAGCTGCGGAAAAAGCCATGATTCGCTCGATGCTGTCCGAGTCACTGCATGCAGTGGTGTCCCAGACGCTGCTCAAGAAAGTCGGCGGCGGGCGTGTGGCGGCGCACGAGATCATGATGGGCACGGCGGCGATTCGTAACCTGATCCGCGAAGACAAGGTCGCGCAGATGTACTCGGCGATTCAGACCGGCGGGCAGCTGGGCATGCAGACGCTGGATATGTGCATGAAGGATCTGGTCGCCAAAGGCCTGATCACCCGCGAGGCTGCGCGTGAAAAGGCCAAGATGCCGGATAATTTCTAA
- a CDS encoding TonB domain-containing protein — protein sequence MRSLKDIAPRDTQPLMTAADLPYELSQSSVRPADRLGFTLLIAALIHVAIILGVGFTYVKPEQISQTLEITLATFKSETKPKQADFLAQDNQQGSGTLDKAEIPKTTELAPFQDTKINKVTPPAAAKPVEKQESAKTVVATKAAAPQKTVAKREEVKPDPAPKAAPQFDSSQLSSEIASLEAELSNEQQLYAKRPKIHRLNAASTMRDKGAWYKDDWRKKVERVGNLNYPEEARRQQIYGNLRLMVSINRDGSLFEVLVLESSGQPLLDQAAQRIVRLAAPFAPFTGDLADIDRLEIIRTWKFAKGDKLFSN from the coding sequence ATGCGCAGCCTGAAAGACATTGCACCGAGAGACACACAACCGCTGATGACTGCTGCCGATCTTCCCTACGAGCTTTCCCAATCGAGCGTGCGCCCGGCTGATCGTCTGGGCTTCACCCTGCTGATTGCGGCGTTGATTCACGTGGCAATCATCCTTGGCGTGGGCTTTACCTACGTCAAACCCGAGCAGATCAGCCAGACCCTGGAAATCACCCTCGCCACCTTCAAAAGCGAAACAAAGCCCAAGCAGGCAGACTTCCTCGCCCAGGATAACCAGCAAGGCAGCGGCACCCTGGACAAGGCAGAGATCCCCAAGACCACCGAGCTTGCGCCGTTCCAGGACACCAAGATCAACAAGGTCACGCCACCTGCAGCCGCCAAGCCGGTAGAAAAGCAGGAGTCGGCCAAAACCGTGGTTGCCACCAAGGCCGCAGCGCCGCAGAAAACCGTCGCCAAACGCGAAGAGGTCAAACCCGACCCGGCGCCCAAGGCCGCGCCCCAATTCGACAGTTCGCAACTGAGCAGCGAAATCGCCAGCCTCGAAGCCGAACTCTCCAACGAACAACAGCTGTACGCCAAGCGTCCGAAGATCCACCGTCTGAACGCTGCCTCCACCATGCGTGACAAAGGCGCCTGGTACAAAGACGACTGGCGCAAGAAAGTCGAGCGGGTCGGCAACCTGAACTACCCCGAAGAAGCGCGTCGCCAACAGATTTATGGCAATTTGCGACTAATGGTTTCGATCAACCGCGATGGCTCGCTGTTCGAAGTGCTGGTGCTGGAGTCTTCCGGGCAACCGCTGCTGGACCAGGCCGCGCAACGAATCGTGCGTCTGGCGGCCCCATTTGCGCCGTTCACCGGCGATCTTGCCGACATAGACCGACTGGAAATCATCCGCACCTGGAAATTCGCCAAGGGCGACAAGCTTTTCAGCAACTGA
- the pyrC_1 gene encoding dihydroorotase, whose translation MKLSILGARVIDPNSGLDQVTDLHLEACKVLAIGAAPTGFEPVQTIDATGLIAAPGLVDLNVALREPGYSRKGTIASETRAAAAGGVTSLCCPPRTKPILDTSAVAELILDRAREAGHSKVFPIGALSKGLEGEQLAELVALRDVGCVAFGNGLESFRNTRTLCRALEYAATFDLTVIFNSQDRDLAEGGLAHEGPTASFLGLAGIPETAETVALARDLLLVEQSGVRAHFSQLTSARGAALIAQAQARGLKVTADVALYQLILTDEALIDFSSLYHVQPPLRTRADRDGLREAVKSGVISAISSHHQPHERDAKLAPFGATEPGISSVELLLPLAMTLVEDGVLDLPTLIARLSSGPAAALRLPAGQLSAGSPADIVLFDPKASTVAGETWLSKGENCPFLGHCLPSAVRYTIVDGRITHTG comes from the coding sequence GTGAAGCTCAGCATCCTCGGCGCTCGCGTCATCGACCCCAACAGCGGTCTGGATCAAGTCACCGATCTGCACCTGGAAGCCTGCAAAGTACTCGCCATCGGCGCCGCGCCAACCGGCTTCGAACCCGTACAAACCATCGACGCCACCGGCCTGATCGCAGCGCCCGGGCTGGTTGACCTGAACGTCGCCCTGCGCGAACCGGGTTACAGCCGCAAAGGCACGATTGCCAGCGAAACCCGCGCCGCTGCTGCCGGTGGCGTCACCAGCCTGTGCTGCCCGCCGCGCACCAAGCCGATTCTGGATACCTCTGCAGTCGCCGAGCTGATCCTGGACCGCGCTCGGGAAGCCGGGCACAGCAAGGTGTTCCCGATTGGCGCCCTCAGCAAGGGCCTGGAAGGCGAGCAACTGGCAGAACTAGTCGCGTTGCGCGATGTGGGCTGCGTCGCCTTCGGCAACGGTCTGGAGAGCTTCCGCAATACCCGAACGCTGTGCCGCGCGCTGGAATACGCCGCGACATTCGACCTGACGGTGATTTTCAACTCTCAGGATCGTGATCTGGCCGAAGGTGGCCTGGCCCATGAAGGCCCGACCGCAAGCTTCCTTGGTTTGGCGGGTATCCCTGAAACGGCCGAAACGGTGGCTTTGGCTCGAGATCTGCTGCTGGTCGAGCAAAGCGGCGTACGCGCCCACTTCAGCCAATTGACCAGCGCCCGAGGCGCGGCGTTGATCGCTCAGGCTCAGGCCCGTGGCTTGAAAGTGACTGCCGATGTGGCGCTGTACCAGTTGATCCTTACGGACGAAGCGCTGATCGACTTCTCCAGCCTGTATCACGTGCAACCGCCACTGCGCACTCGGGCGGATCGCGATGGTCTGCGCGAAGCGGTGAAGTCAGGCGTGATCAGCGCGATCTCCAGCCACCACCAGCCTCACGAACGCGACGCCAAGCTGGCCCCGTTCGGCGCGACCGAGCCGGGGATCAGCAGCGTCGAGTTGCTGCTGCCACTGGCCATGACCCTGGTTGAAGATGGTGTGCTCGACCTGCCAACCCTGATCGCCCGCCTGAGCAGCGGCCCTGCTGCTGCACTGCGTCTGCCCGCCGGGCAACTGAGCGCAGGTTCGCCAGCCGACATCGTCCTGTTCGACCCGAAGGCCTCCACCGTGGCCGGTGAAACCTGGCTATCCAAAGGCGAAAACTGCCCGTTCCTCGGCCACTGCCTGCCAAGTGCCGTGCGTTACACCATTGTGGATGGGCGGATTACGCATACGGGCTAA
- the algH gene encoding protein AlgH has translation MKNVSASYLKHQFLIAMPHMADPNFAQTLTYIVEHNANGAMGLVINRPQSLTLADVLEQLRPELPAPVRCQNIAIHTGGPVQTDRGFVLHPSGQIFQATVELGGLSLSTSQDVLFSIADGYGPDQNVITLGYAGWEAGQLEAEMAANAWLTCPFDPAILFDVESDERLDAAAARLGINLNLLTTQAGHA, from the coding sequence ATGAAAAACGTATCTGCGAGTTACCTCAAGCATCAATTCCTGATCGCCATGCCGCACATGGCGGACCCGAACTTTGCGCAGACGCTGACCTACATCGTCGAGCACAACGCCAATGGCGCCATGGGTCTGGTGATCAATCGCCCGCAAAGCCTCACCCTGGCTGATGTTCTGGAGCAATTGCGACCGGAACTGCCAGCGCCCGTACGTTGCCAGAATATCGCCATCCACACCGGCGGCCCGGTGCAGACCGATCGCGGCTTTGTGCTGCACCCCAGCGGGCAGATCTTTCAAGCCACCGTTGAACTGGGCGGCCTATCGTTGTCGACGTCCCAAGACGTGCTGTTCTCCATCGCAGACGGCTACGGCCCTGATCAAAATGTGATCACCCTCGGTTATGCGGGCTGGGAAGCAGGTCAGCTGGAAGCCGAAATGGCCGCCAACGCCTGGCTGACCTGCCCGTTCGACCCGGCCATTCTGTTTGATGTCGAGAGTGACGAGCGTCTCGATGCCGCGGCCGCGCGCCTGGGCATCAACCTCAACTTGCTGACCACCCAGGCAGGCCACGCCTGA